Proteins from one Colias croceus chromosome 22, ilColCroc2.1 genomic window:
- the LOC123701698 gene encoding cytosolic beta-glucosidase-like yields MTGTFAPGIMEDQFAPYICTKNILLAHAKAYRIFDQEFRQINGGRISIPNQAPWYEPLTQDDEEVAEMAMELAAGRFCHPIFSKDGGWPPKLEKLMWKISLMEGHRRSRLPELTEEEKKLIRGTADFFGLNYYTSRAIRQAKPGEKIGQWFLEGSPELNAVMEVPADGYYSSSPLVYIYPEGLRKLLSWIKQTYGDWEIFITEHGYPSTGLELNDYNRIVAIGEHLEQVQRSIKDDGVNVTGYTLWSLLDNFEWASGFSQRFGLYQVDMDDPELKRIPRLSSKYYTCVIKHNTFDVPSNCFDQSESAIRATRQSLSNLPIPNMGESVSFFKEVYENRRCIVKVMKLGAKMMALVGANN; encoded by the exons ATGACTGGGACATTTGCTCCTGGGATTATGGAGGACCAGTTTGCACCTTATATTTGTACCAAAAACATACTTCTAGCTCATGCGAAAGCTTATAGGATATTCGATCAGGAGTTTAGACAAATCAATGgag GTCGCATATCAATTCCAAATCAGGCGCCATGGTACGAGCCGCTAACACAAGACGATGAGGAGGTCGCTGAAATGGCTATGGAACTTGCG GCAGGTAGATTCTGTCATCCGATCTTTTCTAAGGATGGTGGATGGCCACCAAAACTAGAAAAACTAATGTGGAAGATCAGTCTCATGGAGGGACATAGACGATCTAGATTACCTGAGCTTACAGAAGAAGAGAAAAAATTGATAAGAG GAACGGCAGATTTCTTCGGTCTAAACTACTATACCTCTCGTGCGATACGACAAGCGAAGCCGGGTGAGAAGATAGGACAGTGGTTCCTTGAGGGATCGCCAGAACTGAATGCGGTGATGGAAGTTCCAGCTGATGGTTATTATAGCTCTTCACCTCTTGTATAT atATATCCTGAAGGCCTACGCAAACTGTTGAGCTGGATTAAACAGACATACGGAGACTGGGAGATCTTCATCACAGAACATGGCTACCCCTCCACTGGGCTGGAGCTCAATGACTATAATAGGATCGTTGCTATTGGAGAACACTTGGAACAG GTCCAACGGTCCATAAAGGATGATGGTGTGAATGTTACTGGTTATACGCTCTGGTCCCTGCTGGATAATTTCGAGTGGGCAAGTGGTTTCTC cCAGCGGTTTGGTCTTTACCAAGTTGACATGGATGATCCAGAACTCAAAAGGATACCTCGATTGTCCTCCAAGTACTACACATGTGTGATTAAACACAACACATTTGATGTACCAAGTAACTGCTTCGACCAATCAGAAAGCGCGATTCGTGCTACGAGGCAATCCTTATCGAATTTACCAATCCCTAACATGGGGGAAAGCGTTAGTTTTTTCAAGGAAGTGTATGAGAATAGACGATGCATTGTAAAAGTTATGAAATTGGGGGCAAAGATGATGGCATTAGTTGGCGCGAATAATTAG